A stretch of the Amycolatopsis sp. BJA-103 genome encodes the following:
- a CDS encoding acetyl/propionyl/methylcrotonyl-CoA carboxylase subunit alpha: protein MTEQAGTGGPVTKILIANRGEIAVRVIRAAKDAGLTSVAVYADPDRDAPHVRLADEAFALGGTTAAESYLVFDKLLDAAKRSGADSVHPGYGFLSENAEFAQAVIDAGLTWIGPSPQAIRDLGDKVTARHIALRAGAPLVPGTKDPAKNADEIVAFADEHGLPVAIKAAFGGGGRGLKVARTREEIPELFESATREAISAFGRGECFVERYLDKPRHVEAQVLADQHGNAIVVGTRDCSLQRRHQKLVEEAPAPYLTDEQRKRIHESAKAICKEAGYYGAGTVEYLVAVDGTISFLEVNTRLQVEHPVSEETTGLDLVREMFRIARGEKLRITEDPEPRGHSIEFRINGEDAGRGFLPAPGTVTKFVAPSGPGVRVDSGVESGSVIGGQFDSMLAKLIVTGSDRQNALERSRRALAEMVADGMATVLPFHRVIVDDPAFIGDENGFSVHTRWIETEFENKIEPFVAPEAAEAEEEEPRQNVVVEVGGRRLEVSLPGGFSLDGGGGGTAVKAKPRKRAGGTKAAVSGDAVTAPMQGTIVKVAVEEGQQVEAGELVVVLEAMKMENPVTAHKAGTVTGLAVEVGAAVTQGTQLFELKD, encoded by the coding sequence GTGACCGAGCAGGCCGGCACAGGTGGTCCGGTGACCAAGATCCTGATCGCGAACCGCGGCGAAATCGCGGTACGGGTGATCAGGGCGGCGAAGGACGCCGGGCTGACCAGCGTGGCCGTCTACGCCGATCCGGACCGTGACGCACCCCATGTCCGCCTCGCCGACGAGGCCTTCGCCCTCGGCGGCACCACCGCGGCCGAGAGCTACCTCGTCTTCGACAAGCTGCTCGACGCCGCCAAGCGCTCGGGCGCGGACTCGGTCCACCCCGGCTACGGTTTCCTCTCCGAGAACGCGGAATTCGCCCAGGCGGTGATCGACGCCGGGCTGACCTGGATCGGCCCGAGCCCGCAGGCCATCCGCGACCTCGGCGACAAGGTCACCGCGCGCCACATCGCGCTGCGCGCGGGCGCCCCGCTCGTGCCCGGCACGAAGGACCCCGCCAAGAACGCGGACGAGATCGTCGCCTTCGCCGACGAGCACGGCCTGCCGGTCGCGATCAAGGCGGCGTTCGGCGGTGGCGGCCGCGGCCTCAAGGTCGCCCGCACCCGCGAGGAGATCCCGGAGCTCTTCGAATCCGCGACCCGTGAAGCGATCTCCGCCTTCGGCCGCGGCGAATGCTTCGTCGAGCGCTACCTGGACAAGCCGCGGCACGTCGAGGCCCAGGTCCTCGCCGACCAGCACGGCAACGCCATCGTCGTCGGCACCCGCGACTGCTCGCTGCAGCGCCGTCACCAGAAGCTGGTCGAGGAGGCGCCCGCGCCGTACCTGACCGACGAGCAGCGCAAGCGCATCCACGAGTCCGCGAAGGCGATCTGCAAGGAAGCCGGCTACTACGGCGCCGGGACTGTCGAGTACCTCGTGGCCGTCGACGGCACGATCTCGTTCCTCGAGGTCAACACACGGCTGCAGGTCGAGCACCCGGTGTCCGAAGAGACCACGGGCCTCGACCTCGTGCGCGAGATGTTCCGCATCGCCCGCGGCGAGAAGCTCCGCATCACCGAGGACCCGGAACCGCGGGGCCACTCGATCGAGTTCCGCATCAACGGCGAGGACGCCGGCCGCGGCTTCCTGCCCGCGCCCGGCACCGTGACGAAGTTCGTCGCGCCGAGCGGCCCGGGTGTCCGGGTCGATTCGGGTGTCGAGTCCGGCAGCGTCATCGGCGGCCAGTTCGACTCGATGCTCGCGAAGCTGATCGTCACCGGATCGGACCGGCAGAACGCGCTCGAGCGCAGCCGCCGGGCGCTGGCCGAGATGGTCGCCGACGGGATGGCGACGGTCCTGCCGTTCCACCGCGTGATCGTGGACGACCCGGCCTTCATCGGCGACGAGAACGGTTTCAGCGTGCACACCCGCTGGATCGAGACCGAGTTCGAGAACAAGATCGAGCCGTTCGTCGCCCCGGAAGCCGCCGAGGCCGAGGAAGAAGAGCCCCGCCAGAACGTCGTCGTCGAGGTCGGCGGGCGTCGTCTCGAAGTGTCGCTGCCCGGCGGGTTCTCGCTCGACGGCGGTGGCGGCGGCACGGCCGTCAAGGCCAAGCCGCGCAAGCGCGCGGGCGGCACCAAGGCCGCGGTGAGCGGTGACGCGGTCACCGCGCCGATGCAGGGCACCATCGTCAAGGTCGCCGTCGAAGAAGGCCAGCAGGTCGAGGCGGGCGAGCTGGTCGTCGTGCTCGAGGCGATGAAGATGGAGAACCCGGTCACCGCGCACAAAGCGGGCACCGTGACCGGCCTTGCGGTCGAGGTCGGCGCCGCTGTGACGCAGGGAACCCAGCTGTTCGAGCTCAAAGACTGA
- a CDS encoding Maf family protein — protein sequence MRFVLASQSPARLGVLRSAGFDPSVVVSGVDEDAVAASLTDPAPAELVRALAVAKAEAVFETLTGSHSDHAGHADMVIVGCDSMLSIKGEMVGKPITPEAARERWASMAGETGELLTGHAIIRVENGERTKETSGTEGTTVRFGTPSQEEIEAYIASGEPLQVAGGFTLDGLGGWFIEGIDGDFSSVIGISLPLTRRLLTEVGVSVIDLWTRPAS from the coding sequence GTGCGTTTCGTCCTCGCTTCCCAGTCCCCCGCCCGTCTCGGCGTCCTGCGTTCCGCCGGCTTCGATCCCAGCGTCGTCGTCTCCGGCGTCGACGAGGACGCGGTGGCCGCGTCCCTGACCGACCCCGCCCCGGCGGAGCTGGTCCGCGCGCTCGCCGTCGCGAAGGCCGAAGCGGTTTTCGAGACGCTCACCGGCTCCCACAGTGACCATGCCGGACACGCCGACATGGTCATCGTGGGCTGCGATTCGATGCTGTCGATCAAGGGCGAAATGGTCGGGAAGCCGATCACCCCGGAAGCCGCGCGCGAGCGCTGGGCGTCGATGGCGGGCGAAACCGGTGAACTTCTGACCGGCCACGCCATCATCCGCGTCGAGAACGGTGAGCGGACGAAGGAAACCTCAGGCACCGAGGGCACCACTGTTCGCTTCGGCACACCGTCGCAGGAGGAGATCGAGGCCTACATCGCGTCCGGCGAACCGCTTCAGGTGGCAGGCGGTTTTACGCTGGACGGGCTAGGCGGCTGGTTCATCGAGGGCATCGACGGCGACTTCTCCAGCGTCATCGGCATCAGCCTGCCGCTGACCCGGCGTTTGCTGACCGAGGTCGGCGTGAGTGTCATCGATCTCTGGACGCGTCCCGCATCCTGA
- a CDS encoding serine hydrolase domain-containing protein, which produces MTNTANWDAGRWQAKLDELRAAHHVPGAVLAVLAGGEIHELASGVLHRGTGVETTTDSVFQLGSIAKIYTATLVMRLAETGELDLDAPVVEVLPEFETIDPEATRAITIRQLLSHTSGLTCDFHLDTGRGDECIARFVEASKGIAMDCPPGTAVSYSSVGYQVLGRIAEVVTGLTWDQALKEFIFTPLGLKQSMTLPEEALSFRAAMSHLGEPGQEPDPAPAWDLMPRSAGPGARVIASAGDVVRLARMHLDGGLAPDGTRVLAPETVEAMQRRETDVPDKWTVSADGWGLGWTLYDWDGTPGIGHDGASIGQYAYLRVVPSAGVAVALVTNGGGARQLYAALFRELLDEFAGVRIPDAFAPPAEPPIVDLARFEGVYRREGVVITVTGDSRLRYEFVDGMKDFSPPLDMDLVPVTDTVFAASGAGPSFSEDWMPVVFSTLSTGTDCVYIGMRAAPKVA; this is translated from the coding sequence ATGACGAACACCGCGAACTGGGACGCCGGCCGCTGGCAGGCCAAGCTGGACGAGCTCCGCGCCGCCCACCACGTTCCGGGCGCCGTGCTCGCCGTGCTGGCGGGTGGCGAGATCCACGAACTCGCGAGCGGCGTCCTGCATCGCGGGACCGGCGTCGAGACGACGACCGATTCGGTGTTCCAGCTCGGCTCGATCGCCAAGATCTACACCGCGACCCTGGTCATGCGGCTGGCCGAAACCGGCGAACTGGACCTCGACGCGCCGGTCGTCGAGGTGCTGCCGGAGTTCGAGACGATCGATCCCGAGGCGACCAGGGCGATCACCATCCGGCAGCTGCTGAGCCACACCAGCGGTCTCACCTGCGATTTCCACCTGGACACCGGCCGGGGTGACGAGTGCATCGCCCGCTTCGTCGAGGCGAGCAAGGGCATCGCGATGGACTGCCCGCCGGGGACCGCGGTCTCCTACAGCAGCGTCGGGTACCAGGTGCTCGGCCGCATCGCCGAGGTGGTCACCGGGCTGACCTGGGATCAGGCGCTGAAGGAGTTCATCTTCACGCCGCTCGGGCTGAAGCAGTCGATGACCCTGCCCGAGGAGGCGCTGAGTTTCCGCGCGGCGATGAGCCACCTCGGCGAACCGGGACAGGAGCCGGACCCCGCGCCCGCCTGGGATCTGATGCCGCGGTCGGCGGGACCGGGCGCGCGGGTGATCGCCTCCGCCGGCGACGTCGTCCGGCTCGCGCGGATGCACCTCGACGGCGGCCTGGCGCCCGACGGGACCCGTGTCCTGGCGCCGGAAACGGTCGAGGCGATGCAGCGCCGCGAGACCGACGTCCCCGACAAGTGGACGGTCAGCGCGGACGGCTGGGGACTCGGCTGGACGCTCTACGACTGGGACGGCACGCCCGGCATCGGTCACGACGGCGCGTCCATCGGGCAGTACGCGTACCTGCGCGTGGTGCCGTCGGCGGGAGTGGCCGTCGCGCTGGTGACCAACGGCGGCGGCGCCCGGCAGCTTTACGCGGCCCTGTTCCGTGAACTGCTCGACGAGTTCGCCGGAGTCCGCATTCCCGACGCCTTCGCGCCGCCCGCCGAACCGCCGATCGTGGACCTGGCGCGCTTCGAGGGCGTCTACCGCCGCGAAGGCGTGGTCATCACGGTGACCGGGGATTCGCGGCTGAGGTACGAATTCGTCGACGGCATGAAGGACTTTTCGCCGCCGCTGGACATGGATCTGGTGCCCGTCACCGACACCGTCTTCGCCGCGTCAGGTGCCGGCCCGTCGTTCAGCGAGGACTGGATGCCCGTGGTGTTTTCGACGCTCTCGACCGGCACGGACTGTGTGTACATCGGGATGCGTGCCGCCCCGAAGGTCGCCTAG
- a CDS encoding DUF1707 SHOCT-like domain-containing protein — MSEVPSPQLRISDQDRESALTALGEHMSVGRIDIDEFGERSAKITAAKTRGELSEVFLDLPEPHPLLDAPKTAVSEPVKPASPLAGISPAQRVMGAILPILFIASIALIVTTGVTWWFILVPIGISALGEGIWGKGWENAHKKLTKQRRRELDG, encoded by the coding sequence GTGAGCGAAGTGCCGTCTCCGCAGCTGCGGATCAGTGACCAGGATCGAGAGTCCGCCCTGACCGCGCTCGGCGAGCACATGAGCGTGGGCAGGATCGACATCGACGAATTCGGTGAACGGTCCGCCAAGATCACCGCGGCCAAGACGCGCGGCGAACTGTCCGAGGTCTTCCTCGATCTGCCTGAGCCGCACCCTCTCCTCGACGCCCCCAAGACCGCGGTGAGCGAACCGGTGAAACCGGCGTCACCGCTGGCGGGCATCTCTCCTGCTCAGCGTGTCATGGGCGCGATCCTGCCGATCCTGTTCATCGCCTCCATCGCACTCATCGTCACCACCGGTGTGACCTGGTGGTTCATCCTCGTCCCGATCGGGATCAGCGCCCTCGGCGAGGGCATCTGGGGCAAGGGCTGGGAGAACGCCCACAAGAAGCTCACGAAGCAACGCCGCCGGGAACTGGACGGCTGA
- a CDS encoding DUF1707 SHOCT-like domain-containing protein has product MRLSDAERQDALDALEEHVRTGRLDLDEFGTRSAKVSAARMASDLEPLFTDLPSPRPSALLPLPPMPGVAQASAKNDAPPSKWLTASAVPIAAAVAIALFFFTRGTFIVFLLPLAVALIMSRRR; this is encoded by the coding sequence ATGCGGCTGAGCGACGCCGAACGCCAAGACGCGCTCGACGCGCTGGAGGAGCACGTCCGCACCGGCAGACTCGACCTCGACGAGTTCGGCACCCGCTCGGCCAAGGTCAGCGCCGCGAGGATGGCGAGCGACCTCGAACCGCTGTTCACGGACCTGCCCTCACCCCGGCCCAGCGCCCTTTTGCCCCTGCCTCCGATGCCCGGCGTCGCGCAGGCGTCCGCGAAGAACGATGCCCCGCCGTCGAAATGGCTGACGGCCAGTGCCGTGCCGATCGCCGCGGCGGTCGCGATCGCGCTGTTCTTCTTCACCCGCGGGACGTTCATCGTGTTCCTGCTCCCGCTGGCCGTGGCGCTGATCATGAGCCGCCGCCGCTGA
- a CDS encoding glycoside hydrolase family 3 protein: MLAGLLLAGSALAPAASASPGPVYKNPHASTSARVNDLLKRMSLDDKIGQMTQAERGAVTPDQAAALKLGSLLSGGGSVPASNTPAGWADMVDSYQKAAVSTPLGIPTIYGVDAVHGHNNVYGATIFPHNIGLGAANNPRLVEKIGRATALEVAGTGPQWNFSPCLCVARDDRWGRTYESFGETPRDAIANASAITGLQGRRLGEKPGSVLATAKHYIGDGGTTNGVDQGNTEVSERELRQIHLPPFREAIDRGVGSVMISFSSFHGVRMHAQKYLITDVLKKELRFSGLVISDYNAINQIDGQEGFTPEEVRLSVNAGIDMFMVPWDAPQFISYLKAEVEAGRVTRGRIDDANRRILAEKFKLGLFEHPYTDRSLQKTFGSKEHRELARQAVRESQVLLKNDGVLPLAKRNNKIFVAGKNANDIGNQAGGWTLTWQGQSGPVIPGTTVLDGLKSGAGKGTTVTYDRAGNGIDNSYQVAVAVVGETPYAEGQGDRPDGFGLDAEDLATIAKLKSSGAPVVVVTVSGRPLDIASQLPGFNGFVAAWLPGSEGAGVADVLYGDYNPTGKLTFSWPTSAAQEPVNVGDGKKALYPYGFGLRYRR, from the coding sequence CTGCTCGCAGGTCTGCTCCTGGCCGGTTCGGCGCTGGCACCGGCGGCTTCCGCCAGTCCTGGCCCGGTGTACAAGAATCCTCACGCTTCGACGTCCGCGCGGGTGAACGACCTGCTCAAGCGGATGAGCCTCGACGACAAGATCGGCCAGATGACCCAGGCCGAACGCGGCGCGGTCACCCCCGACCAGGCCGCCGCCCTCAAACTGGGGTCCTTGTTGTCCGGCGGTGGCTCCGTCCCCGCCTCCAACACGCCGGCCGGCTGGGCCGACATGGTCGACTCGTACCAGAAGGCGGCGGTTTCGACGCCGCTCGGCATCCCCACGATCTACGGCGTCGACGCCGTGCACGGCCACAACAACGTCTACGGCGCGACGATCTTCCCTCACAACATCGGCCTCGGCGCGGCCAACAACCCGCGTCTGGTCGAGAAGATCGGCCGCGCGACGGCGCTGGAAGTCGCCGGAACGGGACCGCAGTGGAACTTCTCGCCGTGCCTGTGCGTCGCCCGTGACGACCGCTGGGGCCGGACCTACGAGTCCTTCGGCGAAACCCCGCGCGACGCCATCGCCAACGCGTCGGCCATCACCGGTCTCCAGGGGCGCAGGCTCGGCGAGAAGCCGGGCTCGGTGCTCGCGACCGCGAAGCACTACATCGGCGACGGCGGCACCACGAACGGCGTCGACCAGGGCAACACCGAGGTCAGCGAACGCGAACTGCGCCAGATCCACCTGCCGCCGTTCCGCGAGGCGATCGACCGCGGCGTCGGCTCGGTGATGATCTCGTTCTCCAGCTTCCACGGGGTGCGCATGCACGCCCAGAAGTACCTGATCACCGACGTCCTCAAGAAGGAACTGCGCTTCTCCGGCCTGGTGATCTCGGACTACAACGCGATCAACCAGATCGACGGGCAGGAAGGCTTCACGCCCGAAGAAGTGCGGCTTTCGGTCAACGCGGGCATCGACATGTTCATGGTCCCGTGGGACGCGCCGCAGTTCATCTCCTACCTCAAGGCCGAGGTCGAGGCGGGCCGTGTCACGCGTGGCCGGATCGACGACGCGAACCGCCGCATCCTGGCGGAGAAGTTCAAGCTCGGCCTGTTCGAGCACCCGTACACCGACCGTTCGCTCCAGAAGACGTTCGGCAGCAAGGAACACCGCGAACTGGCCCGGCAGGCCGTCCGCGAATCCCAGGTGCTGCTGAAGAACGACGGTGTGCTGCCCCTGGCGAAGAGGAACAACAAGATCTTCGTCGCGGGCAAGAACGCGAACGACATCGGCAACCAGGCGGGCGGCTGGACGCTCACCTGGCAGGGCCAGAGCGGCCCGGTCATCCCGGGCACCACCGTTCTCGACGGGCTGAAGTCGGGCGCGGGGAAGGGAACCACGGTGACGTATGACCGTGCGGGTAACGGAATCGACAACAGCTACCAGGTCGCTGTCGCAGTGGTGGGCGAAACGCCGTACGCCGAAGGGCAGGGAGACCGGCCCGATGGCTTCGGGCTCGACGCCGAAGACCTCGCCACCATCGCCAAACTGAAGAGTTCCGGGGCCCCGGTCGTCGTGGTGACCGTGTCCGGGCGTCCGCTCGACATCGCTTCGCAACTGCCGGGATTCAACGGCTTCGTCGCCGCCTGGCTCCCGGGTAGCGAAGGCGCCGGTGTCGCCGATGTCCTTTACGGCGACTACAACCCGACCGGGAAACTGACGTTCAGCTGGCCGACGAGTGCGGCCCAGGAACCGGTGAACGTCGGTGACGGCAAGAAGGCGCTGTACCCGTACGGCTTCGGCCTGCGGTACCGCCGGTAG
- a CDS encoding PadR family transcriptional regulator has protein sequence MAAKLTPLAMAVLELLHERPMHPYEMAQLMKERYVSTRVKVKAGSLYHTVDRLQQNGFVEIVETQRDGKRPERTVYAMTDAGRDEFVDRAQDMLSTPAEEYPEYLSALAVIDELGPEMSLTQLKHRVLRLQASAASDQVVLESLVEEHKLPEIYWLDWSYATARRAFELEWTQKLVEDLESGRIDFQGHCKPHLNLVTKDDTDERKTS, from the coding sequence ATGGCCGCGAAACTCACTCCGCTCGCCATGGCGGTGCTGGAGCTCCTCCACGAGCGGCCCATGCATCCCTACGAGATGGCGCAGCTGATGAAGGAGCGCTATGTCAGCACGCGCGTCAAGGTGAAGGCCGGATCGCTCTACCACACGGTGGATCGCTTGCAGCAGAACGGTTTCGTCGAGATCGTCGAAACACAGCGCGACGGGAAGCGCCCCGAGCGCACCGTGTACGCGATGACGGACGCCGGCCGCGACGAATTCGTGGACCGCGCGCAGGACATGCTGAGCACGCCTGCCGAGGAGTACCCCGAGTACCTCAGTGCCCTCGCCGTCATCGACGAACTCGGCCCCGAAATGTCGCTCACCCAGCTCAAGCACCGTGTCCTGCGCTTGCAGGCCTCCGCCGCCTCCGACCAGGTCGTCCTCGAAAGCCTGGTCGAAGAGCACAAACTCCCCGAGATCTATTGGCTCGACTGGTCCTACGCCACCGCGCGGCGGGCCTTCGAGCTCGAGTGGACCCAAAAACTGGTCGAGGACCTGGAATCCGGCCGCATCGACTTCCAGGGCCATTGCAAGCCCCATCTGAACCTGGTCACCAAGGACGACACCGATGAACGCAAGACAAGCTAA
- a CDS encoding DUF397 domain-containing protein has translation MTIWHERMTDWHKSTYTHWEENACVEVGGSPGLIGIRDTKQWALPDETRPILVLPAESFAALLDHLGR, from the coding sequence ATGACCATCTGGCACGAACGCATGACCGACTGGCACAAGTCGACTTACACGCACTGGGAAGAGAACGCCTGCGTCGAGGTCGGCGGTTCGCCCGGCCTGATCGGCATCCGCGACACCAAGCAGTGGGCGCTGCCGGACGAGACCCGCCCGATCCTGGTCCTCCCGGCCGAGTCCTTCGCCGCGCTCCTCGATCACCTTGGCCGATGA
- a CDS encoding SAV_915 family protein: MTNPGLPNALFLPTAKKPKDFTSAEIELRRTSDGRMALIAFSSVQRLVECCGQHQPWALVKAEHLGRVYQVQPYDLIVLDSDLPEELRHREALV; the protein is encoded by the coding sequence GTGACGAACCCCGGATTGCCCAACGCCCTGTTCCTCCCCACGGCGAAAAAGCCGAAGGACTTCACGAGCGCCGAGATCGAGCTCCGCCGGACCAGCGACGGCCGGATGGCGCTGATCGCCTTCAGCTCGGTGCAGCGCCTGGTCGAATGCTGCGGGCAGCACCAGCCGTGGGCACTGGTCAAGGCCGAGCACCTCGGCCGCGTCTACCAGGTCCAGCCGTACGACCTGATCGTGCTCGATTCAGACCTTCCGGAAGAACTGCGACACCGTGAGGCGCTGGTGTAA
- a CDS encoding DHA2 family efflux MFS transporter permease subunit encodes MNARQANPWAALSALCLGFFMILLDTTIVSTAIPAMLRELGAGLNAIVWVISVYLLAYAVPMLFASRLGDRFGPKRVYLAGLVVFTLASLWCGLSGTVEMLIAARAVQGLGAALMTPQTLAFISHLFPPSKRGPAMGLWSGVAGIAAIVGPLLGGVLVDHLGWEWIFFVNLPVGVVALALALLKVPDWQPKHSHSFDVPGILLSGAGLFLVVYGVQNGQQYDWGRALGPITVFEIIGAGLALLVAFVVWQRFNRNEPLLPLSVFSNRNFSAGTLAAVTVGFAMTGMFLPLVIYIQAVLGESPTMSGLLFAPMSLLAGMIGPFVGRASDKVNGKVLLIIGLTALAAGMGLVALIARAGANAWTLTPALLVAGAGIGFIFAPMGNIAMSSVEPRLTGTASGIFNTARQVGGVLGSAAVGVLLQARISASIADEAASAATALPEQYRAPFAEGVAKAAESTGEFGSSGQTGFSGLPADVAEQAQRLALDAVHNGLTDAARVTLLLPAAVLLLGVLAALTMRRPAPRVPPAPAPEPATSAA; translated from the coding sequence ATGAACGCAAGACAAGCTAATCCCTGGGCCGCGCTTTCCGCGCTGTGCCTCGGTTTCTTCATGATCCTGCTGGACACCACGATCGTTTCGACCGCGATCCCCGCGATGCTGCGCGAACTCGGCGCCGGGCTGAACGCGATCGTCTGGGTGATCAGCGTCTACCTGCTGGCCTACGCGGTGCCGATGCTGTTCGCCAGCCGCCTCGGCGACCGTTTCGGACCGAAACGCGTTTACCTGGCGGGCCTCGTGGTCTTCACGCTGGCCTCGCTTTGGTGCGGGCTGTCCGGCACGGTCGAGATGCTCATCGCGGCCCGCGCGGTGCAGGGCCTCGGCGCCGCTTTGATGACGCCGCAGACCCTGGCGTTCATCAGCCACCTGTTCCCGCCGTCGAAACGCGGCCCCGCCATGGGACTCTGGAGCGGTGTCGCCGGGATCGCGGCCATCGTCGGCCCGCTGCTCGGCGGCGTGCTCGTCGACCATCTCGGCTGGGAATGGATCTTCTTCGTCAACCTGCCGGTCGGCGTGGTCGCGCTCGCACTGGCGCTGCTCAAGGTGCCGGACTGGCAGCCGAAACACTCGCATTCCTTCGACGTTCCCGGGATCCTGCTCTCCGGCGCGGGACTGTTCCTCGTGGTGTACGGAGTCCAAAATGGACAGCAGTACGACTGGGGACGTGCCCTGGGCCCGATCACCGTGTTCGAGATCATCGGCGCCGGTCTCGCCCTGCTGGTCGCTTTCGTGGTGTGGCAACGGTTCAACCGCAACGAACCGCTTCTGCCGCTGAGTGTCTTCTCGAACCGCAACTTCTCGGCCGGAACGCTGGCCGCGGTCACCGTCGGCTTCGCGATGACCGGCATGTTCCTGCCGCTGGTGATCTACATCCAGGCCGTCCTCGGCGAGTCACCGACGATGTCCGGCCTGCTGTTCGCGCCGATGTCGTTGCTGGCGGGCATGATCGGCCCGTTCGTCGGCCGGGCTTCGGACAAGGTCAACGGCAAGGTCCTGCTGATCATCGGGCTGACCGCGCTGGCGGCGGGCATGGGACTGGTGGCCCTGATCGCCCGGGCGGGCGCGAACGCGTGGACGCTCACCCCGGCGCTGCTGGTGGCGGGCGCCGGGATCGGGTTCATCTTCGCGCCGATGGGCAACATCGCGATGAGTTCGGTGGAGCCGCGGCTCACCGGGACCGCGTCGGGCATCTTCAACACCGCGCGTCAGGTCGGCGGCGTGCTCGGCAGTGCCGCCGTCGGCGTGCTGCTGCAGGCGCGGATCAGCGCCTCGATCGCCGACGAGGCGGCATCGGCCGCGACGGCGTTGCCGGAGCAGTACCGCGCGCCGTTCGCGGAAGGGGTCGCGAAGGCCGCGGAATCGACCGGGGAGTTCGGTTCCTCCGGGCAGACGGGCTTCTCGGGACTTCCCGCGGACGTGGCGGAGCAGGCTCAGCGGCTCGCTCTCGACGCCGTCCACAATGGACTCACGGACGCCGCCCGGGTGACGCTGCTGCTTCCGGCGGCCGTGCTGCTGCTGGGCGTGCTCGCGGCGCTGACGATGCGTCGTCCGGCTCCGCGTGTCCCTCCCGCTCCGGCTCCGGAACCCGCCACCAGCGCCGCCTGA
- a CDS encoding dicarboxylate/amino acid:cation symporter, protein MSFIRTYTRPKVFAVAVLGSLVVGALLGLLARSTETSWLTELLGQIGTIFTTLLQIAVIPLVFTAIVVGISSLRNLGGGKKAARLGGKTVLWFAITSFIASLIGIAVAKLFNPGSGGLGEGVAATAKNTDRAAKATWGSWSDFINGLLPKNFFTAFTEGETLQVLFLAVLIGAAAYSLGDKAKPFVDFTSSVFEIIQRYLGWIVRLAPIGIIGLIGEAVSTYGDALFKPLFTATLAVYVGCFLVLLVVYPILLQFVAKVSPLKFFSKAGTAIQFAFASSSSGATLPLTRQAAVNLGVQPGYAGFATPLASATKMDGCAAVFPAIGAIFIANLSGVSLNFWQYLGIIAAAVFGALATAGVTGWLAALTLTASLIGLDPAQVALGIALIYSVNPIMDMIRTATNVAGQIVVPVIVARSEGLLDDEVLNSLTDPSPTDDGEAATSEKEPVAAGTK, encoded by the coding sequence GTGTCTTTCATTCGGACCTACACCAGGCCAAAAGTCTTCGCGGTGGCAGTTCTCGGCTCGCTCGTCGTGGGTGCCCTTCTCGGCCTCCTCGCCAGGAGCACCGAAACGAGCTGGCTGACCGAACTGCTCGGCCAGATCGGCACGATCTTCACCACGTTGCTGCAGATCGCGGTGATCCCGCTGGTCTTCACGGCGATCGTGGTCGGCATCAGCAGCCTGCGCAATCTCGGTGGCGGGAAGAAGGCCGCCCGGCTGGGCGGCAAGACCGTCCTGTGGTTCGCGATCACCTCGTTCATCGCGTCGCTGATCGGCATCGCCGTCGCGAAGCTGTTCAACCCGGGCAGCGGCGGCCTCGGCGAAGGCGTCGCCGCGACCGCGAAGAACACGGACAGGGCCGCCAAGGCCACTTGGGGATCGTGGAGCGACTTCATCAACGGGTTGCTGCCGAAGAACTTCTTCACCGCTTTCACCGAGGGCGAGACGCTTCAGGTGCTGTTCCTCGCCGTCCTGATCGGCGCGGCCGCCTACAGCCTCGGTGACAAGGCGAAGCCGTTCGTCGACTTCACGAGCAGCGTCTTCGAGATCATCCAGCGCTACCTCGGCTGGATCGTGCGCCTGGCCCCGATCGGCATCATCGGCCTGATCGGCGAGGCCGTGTCGACCTACGGTGACGCGCTGTTCAAGCCGCTGTTCACCGCCACTCTCGCGGTGTACGTCGGCTGCTTCCTGGTGCTGCTGGTGGTCTACCCGATCCTGCTGCAGTTCGTGGCGAAGGTCAGCCCGCTGAAGTTCTTCTCCAAGGCGGGCACGGCGATCCAGTTCGCGTTCGCGTCGTCGTCCTCGGGCGCCACGCTGCCGCTGACCCGCCAGGCCGCGGTGAACCTGGGCGTCCAGCCCGGTTACGCGGGCTTCGCGACCCCGCTGGCGAGCGCCACGAAGATGGACGGCTGCGCGGCGGTGTTCCCGGCGATCGGCGCGATCTTCATCGCGAACCTGTCCGGTGTCTCGCTGAACTTCTGGCAGTACCTCGGGATCATCGCGGCCGCCGTGTTCGGCGCGCTGGCGACCGCGGGCGTCACCGGCTGGCTGGCCGCGCTGACCTTGACCGCGTCGCTCATCGGGCTCGACCCGGCGCAGGTCGCGCTCGGCATCGCGCTGATCTACTCGGTGAACCCGATCATGGACATGATCCGGACCGCGACCAACGTCGCCGGCCAGATCGTCGTGCCGGTCATCGTCGCCCGCAGCGAAGGCCTGCTGGACGATGAAGTGCTCAACTCGCTGACGGACCCTTCGCCCACTGACGATGGAGAAGCGGCTACGTCGGAGAAGGAGCCTGTCGCGGCGGGCACGAAGTAG